The DNA region CATCCTCAAAAGGCTCTGTTGTTCACAATCTGTGATGGTGACTACGTGAAAAAATACAGGGGCAAACACTGCAAGAGTTTAAGAACAATGTTTCTCAAAGTCCACTTGCAAGAATTAAGGAACTTCACCATCTATAGTCCATAATATCATgaaaagattcagagaatctggagaaatctcTGCATGTAAGGAACAAGGCTGAAAACCAATATTGAATGtctgcactgcattaaaaactgcTGTGACTGTATAAAGGATTTTACCGCATGGGCTCGGGAATACTTTGGAAAACCTTTGCCTGTAAATACAGTTTGttgctgcatctacaaatgcaagttaaaGAATCTATCGTGCAAAACGCCACCAACCTCTCTGGGCCCAAGtacatctgagatggactgacagacTGTGGTCTGACTagtccacatttcaaaatgtttttggaaGTCATccaaaagccagcatctgtgatggtatgagGGTGTGATAATGCCCATGGCGTGGCTAAATTGATTATTTGTGAAAGCTGTATTAATGCTAAAAgatggagcaacatatgctgccatccagatgaTGCCTTTTTTTTAGAGACTTTCCATCTTATCCTGCATGTGGTACAACAGCGTTGCTTCGTATAGTAAAAGAGGTACcagactgacctgcctgcagtgcAGACCTATCTCACATTGAAAAGGTGTGGGGCATTATGAAGCACAAAGTGCAGCAATGGAGGCCCTGGATTGTTTAACAACTAATGTTGTATATCAAAAAAATTCACTTTGAAAACATAGACAGTTGTTGTGATTGAGAATAAGcggatatttttaaaagaataacAAAGTTTatgagtttgaacattaaatatcttgtctttggacCGTAATATAGGTCAAAagggatttgcaaatcattgcattttgtttttatttatgttttaaacagtgtcccaacttttttggaatagGGGTTGTAGTTAGCAAATGTTTCCctgtttacagtttacattgaGCAGATATGAAACAATGTTAGTAGCGACTTTGTGATGGGTTTCTGACCCCCTAACAAATGTGAATTGAATGTGAATATGCAGGTAGTGTGAGAAGgagaaaaatcaataaaagtgAGTTATATTTCTAACCACCAACCCTAAACATGAAGGTGTCCACTTCCTCCTGAATGTCTTGATGACTCATCCCGTTGCCGTCTTCATCTGTGGTCTTCAAGAGCATGTCCAGAAATGCTCGTCTTTTCTTTGGGCCCGCGTCAGAGTCGCTGTCTGATTCAGTATTGGAAATGTTCTCTGCCCTTTCATGTATCACCTGAGATAAAACGGAGGTCAAGGTTAACGCTGAGTGTTTATCTCTTTTGTGTGGATTCTGCTTTGTGCTCAGCATCCATGGATTTTCGAACCATTGACGTCGTCACTCACTTTGTACGTAAAGGAGTGCAGGATCTTGAGTGTCTTGTCATGTTCTCGGCCCGTACCAAAAAAGTAGTACACGAAGTCAGGCCAAAACCAAGGTGTCCTCTGTCTGTGGCTGATAATGTCACTCATTCTAAAGACAAAGTTAGGAAGAAGACAAAAACATGTCATAACTGAACAGATAATTGTTCACTTATTATTtgggtgacagaaaagaaaatgagaagaaCTCACTTGTACACGCACTTCACATACTCTGAGTCAGAATTACTCTGGGCATAAATTTTCTTTCCCATTGCAGTTTCTGAAAAGATATCATTTGTTGGACACCTTTCTTATTGTATACAGAAAGTCAGCATCTGTTATGTATGTTAGGCTCATCCATAtatgcacacattcacattacCGTACACTTACCACAGATAATGTCCAGGGCACACAGCGTAATATAACTGAAGCAGTCGAACGGACCCTtccctgcctgcttctccagcTTCTCCACCAGTATCTCTGACTGCTCATTCATCACTTCCAAGAAGTCTGTCAGGATGGAGAAGTGGAAGGTGGGAGTCAGCATCTTCCGCCGCTGACGCCATTTACTCCCAGTGCTGATCAAAAGAATAAGACATCGAAGAGGATTAGAGGGTAAAGGTGTGGTCAGACCAAACATGAAGTGAATTTTCACCTTGCGTACTTCCTCGAATACGGCAGCTGGAGTGTGTTTTGGAGTCTTTCGCAACCTGTGAATATTTGTCCTTAACACCCAATGGGAGTGCGCCTTAACAATTGTGCTAACTAACCAGGGAAAGCAGCTAATGATAAAATTAGCGCTAACTTGGTTCatagtaaagtaaagtaaacttttttgttctttctgtGTGGTCTACAGTACTGACATTGAGTAGCAGAGTTTCAGGTGACCACTGACGATAAGACGAGACGGCGACAACAGTTTGTCCTCCATTTCTAATTCTGTGTAACGTCAGGAAAATCTCAATGCTGATCGGCTTTTGCGATATAGCCTCATTTCAGTTTAAACATTTCAACTTAGCGGACACATGTATTCATGTCTGTTTGTATCTTTGCATTAGGGTAACCAGATCCAAACAAGCCAAATGTGGGATAAAGAGTATGTTTTGTGGGGCAATGTGGGACATGTTACCAATGCTGAAAGGTAGTCTAAAATGTTGATATTATGTCTGAAATTTGGCATTTGCCCAgggtaaaatttaaaaatatctgtggaaattttgaaaaaacaaacaaacaaacaaaaaacactgattatcaTCTTAGTTATTCAGTTATACGTAGTTTCCCATTCTTGTTGTAGCTGCATTTCCTTTCCCTTGTAGTAGTTTCAAACTTATTCTGCCTAACTCTGCATAGTTTATGACTTTGTCAAATTCACCACATTAGGTAGCGTAGCAAAGACATCGAAAGCCACTCTGTGATAACACACTTCCCTGCTTTTTCACAGCCACTGGATAAAAGCCAGATCTTTGAAGGGCATCTGTCCTGTAGTGGTTTGACCTTTGAAAACTGGAACCCGTGAAATTGTGGGGCATCGTTTCAGTATGTGAGATGTGGGACAAGGGATTGAAATGCTATGCAGCTGGTCACCCTAGTTTGCACTGACTTTGTATGTAAGTAGGGCTAAAAAATAAGGCCGACACAGAAGTGattaaaaaactgcagttcattgaatggccacttgaggccgaCACCAGatgccagtcaatccccatagacctccatgttaaaatgcccaactttacagcagatatAAACGTGTTTACAGCCAAGTAAgcaaaagaaatagaaaaaaaacagctttggtctccatagctaatttcataacattttcattttaatgtcatttaaatttataaaagcttaaagttatgcataattagggGTGCAGCTGcattgagtgacagactgtctgcgaGGCATCAGCACAGTCTTGAGTCAGCTCCACTCTCTCATCTAAATATGCTCActactggctccaaaaatctaagatggtgacagccaaaatactGAACTCCAGGCCTCATAACAGTAGTCCACACACCCATGGATGATGCCACGGTGGCTGTGTCCATTATTATATTTAGTCTAGTTGCCTGAGTTTATGCTTATTCTTGCcgttttcatctttttctgaGAATCACTGACAGACTTTTAATATTGCGCATGAGAGCAACAGGTAAATACCTAGTAAGAAGGCCAGTTCCAAGCCAAGGGTGGAGGAAATTGTATGACATGCTTTTCTCCATGTGAACAGCATTGGTCACAATTGTCTAAAAATGacaagaaataaagaaagagttagaggaaataaacaaacaggaaaGCAGAACTCTGGAATGGTGAGGAGCAACACTTAGTTAGCAGTCACAGTGACAGtaagttgtttcaaatgcatgAAAACCCTTCTATAGTTTGGTGTTATAGCTTATATCTGTACAAACACTTTGTAACAGCTTCACATATCATCATGAATCAAAATGATAATACTTACTCCTATTCATGTTACTGAGAGAACTTGCATCAACGGCATATTTTCAGTATTAGGCATGTTACATTACACAAGTTGCACCGACTGAATGAATACTTGGTGGTGTTTTCAGCTGGTGTACCTCAACAGTTTCAGCATGAAACAGAACCACAAATGGGACAGGTCCAACCCAGAGTGTAAACAGCGGTGCATCTCGGAACTCACGCGTAAAATCCTCAATCTGATGaaagaaatctgaaacaaatgcaaaaaaatctaTGTAAACAGTAATGAAGCATTAGGTAGGCAATCAGAAAATAATTTTTCAGCCTAAGTGGCCTCTTGCAGCAGCGTGTTGATCGCTTTCTTACCTCCTGCATTGGTTTTGAACTGCAGTGCATTTCCAATAAAGGGATACGTCCCTTCTGCCTGTGGGACAGGCTTCAACATAAACCATTTGTGCAGGTAACTGCTGAGCAGCTTGTAGGTGATGTAAGTCAGAGCTGCTATGAAGATGCTGATTCCAAGCAAGGGCGTCGAGTAACCACCGAGTAAAACTGCCATCTTTCTGCTGTGTGTGCACagcttgtgtgtttttaaaggcagcagcagactgtCTTCCTGTGACTGAACGGGACTTTTGCCCCTCCGTTTTCTGCAGACAACCCACTGACAGCGTACTGGGTGAAAGGTGGGAGCACTGTATTTATTGTCAGTTATTGCTCTTGGGCATTGTATAGATTGCTATGAAAGAGAAGATTCACTGGATGTGGGTAAACAtgaatttaaaatgtgaaaaagaaaacaacagattAAGCCAGTAAAAGCTGGCACAACTTATTATGGGATGTTAATTATTAACTTATAAAATTGACATGGCCTAACCATGGCCTCTGGTAACTGTCAACACTGTGTTATGTATCATCTGACCTATTTGGTTAATAAGTAACAGCCTTATCCTAGTGCCAGGtatgctttatatatatatatatatatatatatatatatagtacaggccaaaagtttggacacgccttctcattcaatgcgttttctttattttcatgactatttacattgtagattctcactgaaggcatcaaaactatgaatgaacacatgtggagttatgtacttaacaaaaaaggtgaaataactgaaaacatgttttatattctagtttcttcaaaatagccaccctttgctctgattactgctttgcacactcttggcattctctccatgagcttcaagaggtagtcacctgaaatggtttccacttcacaggtgtgccttatcagggttaattagtggaatttcttgctttatcaatggggttgggaccatcagttgtgttgtgcagaagtcaggttaatacacagccgacagccctattggacaactgttaaaattcatattatggcaagaaccaatcagctaactaaagaaaaacgagtggccatcattactttaagaaatgaaggtcagtcagtccggaaaattgcaaaactttaaatgtgtccccaagtggagtcgcaaaaccatcaagcgctacaaccaaactggcacacatgaggaccgaccaggaaaggaagaccaagagtcacctctgcttctgaggataagttcatccgagtcaccagcctcagaaatcgcaagttaacagcagctcagatcagagaccagatgaatgccacacagagttctagcagcagacccatctctagaacaactgtttagaggagactgcgcgaatcaggccttcatggtcaaatagctgctaggaaaccactgctaaggagaggcaacaagcagaagagatttgtttgggccaagaaacacaaggaatggacattagaccagtggaaatctgtgctttggtctgatgagtccaaatttgagatctttggttccaaccgccgtgtctttgtgagatgcagaaaaggtgaacggatggattccacatgcctggttcccactgtgaagcatgggggaggaggtgtgatggtgtgggggtgttttgctggtgacactgttggggatttattcaaaattgaaggcacactgaaccagcatggctaccacagcatcctgcagcgacatgccatcccatccggttttgcgtttagttggacgatcatttatttttcaacaggacaatgaccccaaacacacctccaggctgtgtaagggctatttgaccaagaaggagagtgatggagtgctgcggcagatgacctggcctccacagtcaccggacctgaacccaatcgagatggtttggggtgagctggaccgcagagtgaaggcaaaggggccaacaagtgctaaacacctctgggaactccttcaagactgttggaaaaccattcaggtgactacctcttgaagctcatggagagaatgccaagagtgtgcaaagcagtaatcagagcaaagggtggctattttgaagaaactagaatataaaacatgttttcagttatttcacctttttttgttaagtacataactccatgtgttcattcatagttttgatgccttcagtgagaatctacaatgtaaatagtcatgaaaataaagaaaacgcattgaatgagaaggtgtgtccaaacttttggcctgtactgtatatatatatatatatatatatatatatatatataatgtgtgtatatatatatgtgtgtatatatacaagCTGCTTCCAGTATTTCCAGTATGTTTTCATTTGACCACTGTTAGGGCTAATAAAAGTGTCTGCTTCCCTCCCTGATAACTCTGTTCCTGACTTTGTGGTGAAGACTTTAACAAATCATGCAGTCCTTCATGTTGGGACGTTGCTCAAAGTGTAATTGAAcagtaaacaaattaaaatatgaaaagttATTTTAGCAAGTGTATTGAACTTTTTTGCAGTACTCAAAACCTCAGTATTTCTAAAATCTAAAATACTTTGAGTTTGGCTCTGACCTTGATGTTGCCTTTATCTTGCCGACATAGCAAGGAGACCAGGAAATGGAAGAGATCTGAATTGTAAATTTGAAGGTTTGCACAGTTTTGTCAATAGAGTATTTTGATcacattaatttaaattttgttgGTGCTTTATACTGTGACTGTATTTTTGAATgtgtagtgttttgttttgaatgtaCTTTTGGAGGTAACTTATTTTTAAGTTCTCAAAGTGgaacaattcaattcaattcaacagaactttatttatcctgaaggaaTTCTTGTGCTacagaatgcttcaaattacagtaacactaagtacagtaaccacaatttaaCGCTCacaaccagtaacaaccagacaaccagtgggttccccgGGTCAGGTTCACTCACTGGGCCACGTTTTATAACAACTGAGTATTAAATATCTGTcagaatatacaaatatacaagataggAGGTGTTTTCAAGTAGCAAAAGCAAAACCGGTGCCTAATTGAGTAACAATAGGAGTAagatcagtacaacaccacctAAACAAAGAATTCCGGTGTTATTCCTTTGTGTTaggaacatgagctactctctcttaAAGCcgaaaacaagaaaagaaagtctcaaacttgtgatgtcatcaaatatagtctgcagctgctccactgacaatgaattggagcctgattttgtggacacacagaatgtttttttgtctttttcatatCCAAAAGAGCTTTGCTGTGTTGCAGTGTTCTCAGCTGTGAAACAGAGAATGTTCCTCTGGGTGCTCTCAGCGTCATCaagaacatctttcccaattcattgttcagggagcagctccagattttACACTTGAtgacaaatttgagttttagcattTTAGCTTTTGGATTTGTGAgacttgttcatgtttacttaaATGTTTTAGACTGTCTAAGACCATAGGACTAACAAGTTTGATTTTtcaaaatggacattttttcccctttaaagagtaaagtacagatactttatgttacatttgtgtggGGCCACTCTGTTGTGATGTGTGCTGAATTCAAATTTTAAACACAGGGATATGAGAAACTGTAAGATAATGTAatgttaataattaaataagatATGAGTAGTGGGGACAGGAATGGTAAATTAATTTTATTGcaatgtctgtgtatgtgtactTCATTACTTAATACAAGTTTCTTCTTAATAAC from Epinephelus fuscoguttatus linkage group LG3, E.fuscoguttatus.final_Chr_v1 includes:
- the LOC125886063 gene encoding cytochrome P450 4V2; the encoded protein is MAVLLGGYSTPLLGISIFIAALTYITYKLLSSYLHKWFMLKPVPQAEGTYPFIGNALQFKTNAGDFFHQIEDFTREFRDAPLFTLWVGPVPFVVLFHAETVETIVTNAVHMEKSMSYNFLHPWLGTGLLTSTGSKWRQRRKMLTPTFHFSILTDFLEVMNEQSEILVEKLEKQAGKGPFDCFSYITLCALDIICETAMGKKIYAQSNSDSEYVKCVYKMSDIISHRQRTPWFWPDFVYYFFGTGREHDKTLKILHSFTYKVIHERAENISNTESDSDSDAGPKKRRAFLDMLLKTTDEDGNGMSHQDIQEEVDTFMFRGHDTTAASMNWAIHLLGSHPEVHRKVQQELQEVFGESDRPVNTDDLKKLKYLECVIKESLRLYPSVPFFARNIGEDCRINGFKVPKDATAVIITYALHRDTRYFPDPEEFRPERFLPENSVGRPPYAYLPFSAGLRNCIGQRFALMEEKVVLASILRKFNIEACQKREELRPVGELILRPEKGIWIKLEKRKPQTLSN